A window of Fusarium falciforme chromosome 1, complete sequence genomic DNA:
ATAGGGCAGATAACTGGGGTGATAATTGCGAGGTCATATGATAAAAGGAATGAAATTAAAGCCATGGGTCTAATCAGCTAGAAATTCATTAGCCCTGGCAGGCTCTCTGGGGCTTATGCGGGAGCCCTTGGTAACCACCAGCACAACCCTCATATTTAGACCTCTAAACTCCAATTCTCTTCAGGGCGTTCAAGCGACTCTCCTGTGACCGCTTATACCAGCTTGTGATCATAACCCCATCAAATCCGTGTGGCAGTCCCGGCCAAAGGTGAAGCTCAACTTCGACATGATCGTTAGCCAGTCGTCTAGCATACTCCAAATCTTCATCTCTAAAAAGATCCAATGTTCCGACCTCAATGTAGGTGGACGGTAGGCCCCGTAAGCCTGTGGCCTGAGCCGGCGCTGCATAAGATAAGGTTTGCGCATCGTTTCCTTCTCGAGCCTTTCCGAGGTAGGCATCCCAGGCGATAGTGGCCGTAGTCGGTGTCCATGACATGAATTTGACACTGGGATCGTCTTGCTCGACTCTCATTCGATCATCCAGCATGGGATAAATAAGGATTTGCTTGGCAATAGGGGGCTCTAGCTTGCGGTCCCTGGCAAGTAGGCAAACGCCTGCAGCGATACCTCCGCCCGCACTATCTCCGTGGACGGCAATCCTGGTAGGGTCGATGTTAAACTTAATAGCAGATTCTAAAAGGTGCTGAATAACCGCATAAGCATCTTCAACTCCAGCTGGGGCTGGATGCTCCGGCGCCAGTCGGTATGACACTGCGAAATACGGCAGATTCGTATTGGCAGCTAAACGAGCGATTTGCGGTGCAAAGAGCTTGACGCTACAGGCTATAAAAGCCCCACCGTGAAAGTAGACTACAGCTGGTGTAGGTTCCTTTGAGGCTAAGGCTTCTTCGGATGCAAAGCGTGTGTACTCGATCTCGACTCCGTCATAGCTCTTGATCTTGTATATGGTTTCGGTCACACCAGCGGGATATGGAGAGTTGCCGATGACTTGGCTTATGATGTTATTCGTATTGGTGCGAATCTCGGAAACAGTCTTTGCAGATGCAGTTTTACGACCCTTTATGAAAGGCTCAATAGCCTTAAAATATTCAGGATCATATCTGAGACCGGTCATAGTTGTATGTCCGATGTAGAGAATGGTAATTTTGAGTGGATTAGGGTGCAGTGGTTTATTGCTTATTCTTAGCTGGGCATATTAACGAGATTTATATTGATGTGGGAGTATCGCGCTCGGAGTTAAGCATCTAATGCTCGTGCTTTGGTTTAGCGAGTGTTTCGTAGGATTCTGAACTACTTCGTAGACCCGACGTCCGAAAGTGGGATCCAATGCCATTGTGCGCAAGTGTCCCGGCCCCGGCGTTTAAGATTGGCGAAGTAGCGAGCCGTCAACCTGGAATAGCCTGAATTGATAACGTCAGAGTGGGATTGCCGACATTTTAGGGCAGCTTTGTTAGAGCGGTCATAGCCGAGAATATGGATAAGAAAGCAAGCCACTAATTTTTTTACAAGGACACTCAAAATTGTGATGAGGAAAAAGATTTTGTGTGCGCTGCTCAGATAATGTATCTCGATCGCGGATAACTTCTTCATCCCATGCCCGGACCCATTGGTTTTAATCAAGTCTAGATTCCGCGAGGATGAAATAATAACGCACAATCCCCTTGCTGGAAAAAGTCAAAGGCCTCCGCCATCAACATCCAGGCTGGCGATCAATTCAATCTCATCAATTTCGTCCTCGCGTGGCGTTGCGTTGACAGCTTAGTGTCACGACCCCTCTTTCCACGCGGCCCCCTTCCACGCACTACTTGAGGGGGCCTGGAGATCGGCCCGGCAATTCCGTGCTTGGTCTTCCTAACTGCGTTGCGCCCGGAAGGCCAAGTGCAACAGAAACCAAGCACGGGGAACCGGGCCAGTCTCTAGGCCCTCCTCAAGTAACCGTTGGGCTGACGTCAGCGCGAATGGTTATCACAATGAGAAATGGAGCCTTCAATCACTATACCATAGATTTCGGGATTCGTTGTATTGGAAGGCAGCATCTCGAAGTAGTACTTTAGCAATGACGGCATGAGATGGGCCAGTGTATATGGAGGCCGATGCGAGGACTGGCCGGCACGGTTATTGATGCCGACGCGGACGGCGGTCGGCATGATAGGTGTCAGTGGCCGGCAAGGGGTGGCGTGCCGTCACGGACTACAAAGGCGGATCGACCTGAGAGAATGGGTCGATACGGACCCGCGCCGGCCTTGCGCCATCGCTGTACCGGCAGGGGGACTACACGCAAGTTTGACTGCTGCATAATTTTGCAACCCATGTGCGTCACTGTATGGTGCTAAGGAAGACTTCGAGGAAGATATGAGACTCGATACGTCTTGAAATACTTGTGttatccttttttataaCCTTTGAAAGTCCTGGTAACCGCTTGGCGGCGATTCAGGCTTTTGGCGGATGTCTGGTGTTGCGAACCCCGCATCAGACGGTCATCGTCATGGGACATGAGCCGGATGCTTCGGGCGGCATTATCGGGTCCCGACGGGAACTTTTGTCATACCTAACATAGAAGGAAACTGGGTCGACTCATAACATTGAGGACCCGTGACTCACCGGAGTTATACGATTTCGAAATGAcaagaataaaaaagatataggAGGTGCGAAATTTCTCAACTTCATGAGATCTTTCATAGTATTATACTCACCATAACTCACTTTCATCCTCACACTCAACTTACCCTGCAACCATGGAGTTAACCACCAGACCTCCTCTTGACTACATAACCGTCAAAACAACGCTCCCCAATTatcctctccctcccaaTGGCGAGCGAAAACCATTTCGAACACAGCGTCTGACCATGCGGCCCATGACCGAAGACGATCTCGAGTTTCTCCGTAGTCTTCGCTCAGAGCCAGAAGTCATGATATGGTCGACGCAGGGTAGGCCCGACAAGTTCATCGAACAAACCAAGGAGAGTCTCGGCCTCCGTCTGCCTCCAAACGATGTCAAAGGATACGACTGGGCCATCTGCCTCTCCGAGACTGGTGAACCCATCGGATTAGGAGGTACTGGCATGTGGTCAGGCGAGCTTGGCTGGCCAGCTATGGGATACAGCTTCTTGAAGGCGCATTGGGGCAAAGGTTATGCGTCCGAGTTCCTGAAAGGCTTCCTTGATCAGTGGTGGTCGTTGCCAAGAAATGAGGTTGAGATCTCGGTGGATAAGAACACCGTCcggggtgatggtgatgtcaAAGAGGAATGCGTCTCAGCCATCACGGTAGGTGACCACGTTGCAAGCCAGAATGTCCTCAAGAAGTGCGGGATGGAATTTGCGACGTCGTGGACAGAGCCCGATCTCAGGGACCTCTCTCAAGAAGTCACCCTGCATGGGTTTGTTGCGCGCAAGGGAAAGGTTGTCTAGCGAGTGGATGACTGAATATGGCTATAACGTACATGTGTCAGACACTCGTGTTCGTATAATGATGAGGACAGATggccagaagatggaggaggagtgaGATTGATTGTTGATTGATCATGTCTGTGACTGATCTTATGTCTTCGAGTGGGTCCCTTCTAGGACTTGAGTCCTAGAAAGTCCTACAAACAAGTCCTACGATCTGAGTTTAGGACTTCAAACCCTAACTCTGAAGTGAAGGGGGCCCTCAGTTCTGCATGCCACTTCTCCAACCCACCCCTCAGGCAACTGCCTAGGCTGTTGACTGCCAACTCAACTGATACACAGGTCATCCATCTTTCCGCAAATCAGATCTGATTCTCCGCCAGAGAGAGCATCCTCCTCAGCGTCAAATTCATCTTCTCGCTGCCCTAGCTTGAGAATACTCTTTTATTTGGCGGGCTGGGTTGGCTACACTCGGTATACCTGCAATACAAATATCTCCTCTCTCACAACATGAATAGCAGAATATGAATCCGGCAGGATTCGTATTCTGCTATTCTATCGCACTCCGTAAAGCGGCCAACAAGAAACCTAATACAGGCCTAGACGGGCAATCAGTGAGTCTCCCTCCCTTTCGGCTTAGCTTCCTGGAATGATGCGCTAGGCTGGCCGCAGTCCTCGGCGATTATCTTGAGACTGTGACTGGGGCTTTATAAGACTCGACCGGCGGCGCCTCTCAGCGGCCAGGATCCCCTGTTCATGAACCATCTCCTGTGCCTGGCCCGCTATCGCTATCGCCACCGAGGTATGGTTCGCCATAGGCCATATATGGACGATATGTCGCAACAAGGAGCGCGTGGTACGCAGCGCAGCCGGCCGGCAGCATTAAGATAAACCAATAATATTGCAGGGCAATAAGGCTCCCACTTAGGTATAATAACCAGAGCTATAAATAGTGCCTAGACTATAAATAGATATCTAAgcgctatataatattagtaggattaagagaatagataaataaagagataataGTATATCTAGACTAAACTAAggctaaaaataagtaaattaaatgCTAGGTCTCTAAAGAGGTAAGAGATaattctttagctaataGAAGAAGGGgcattaaagatatttagaaAAGAATAGAAATAGATAGTAAGGAATAAGAagttttatacttagctagctataagataaataactatattattattagaagtcATAGgtattagataattaattaagtagtAAAGCCCTTAAATATTCTATggctattatatctatatataatttaggtggctcttatataacctaagtaacttaaatattcctatcttaataactatagcgaaaggtagctattagctCTATTAAATGCATAagtaataagctttattatattccgcGGAGATAGTATCGATAGCCTATCTTGTATTACTAATTCTGCAAATGGCACTGTGCTTAGTTATTTTCGCAGTGCCCGCGAAATTTAAATTCGCGGGTACCGCGAGCCTATGGGCTCCCAGCGGGGACTTTCTAAAGCCACCGTCTGAACCCCTATGCTCTGCAATCTTTACAATCTTTTTGAGGGACGTAGAGGTCGGCGCGACCGTGGGCGCGGTATCGCGAAATAGACGCGACTGCTGACGAGATGTTGTTGTGTCACGCAGGGATGCTGAGTGCACTTGACAAAAAGTAGTTCTTATTGTCGTACCCATTGGCTCATGTGGGTCTAGCGACCCAGGCGAGCCAACCTAGCAAGCTAGgttagctataaaattataagataagacCTGcacttaataatatccttatttttatataattactacctattttagctatattttataataataagtaataaaaattaccTCTCTTTTAtctatctttattatactaagtaaagTAAATCTTAGGGCTACCCGGGaagttatagtattatatgcCCGGTATACCTAGGGCCTCTATTAAACCTCTTTCTCTAGTATAACTTAACCTCTCTTACTTCGTGCCGCTAGCTTATGCTACCCTAGGTCCTTTATTACCTCTATTTAGaggattataataaggctagaGACTAGATTTATGCCTTAGTAAGTCAATAGACCGCGGGTCCTTATAGATAAAGaagataaagctattatcgcctttattatttagatagAGAGGTTTAGATTTCTTGCCTCTAAGCCTaagataaaagatattattataaccctttattagtataagaaccctaatattaatcctattaataagatataatatacttatttctataataattatcctaagcttaaataagtattccttaaaattataaaataatcttataaatcctaagaaattaataatcttaataatcttaaataataatttaaaaaccttattaagattatctagagttataatattaatatttctaagtattagaatattaattaggctaatattaagattaatattcttaggaaaaatattaaagtttatattatataaataaggtaaaaaataaaaaaataagttttttttctttttaattaaaagacttatacccttattagtataaatagcgcaataagtaatataatattattatagcttatttttaagacttagcctatattagattaagtatatataaatattaattttaatatctacTTTGCCTAgtctaatatagctttttttaataataagattacttttaagtaaataatatattttaattaatatttttaagctaaGTCTATTAAGgcataatatataagatagatATTTAAGgagtaatttaagtataataagctccttaaagatcttatataaaagtatatttaatataatatttcttttatctcttaggctattaatataattatctagagacttattatctttaatagctttataggatataaaatctttattattagaaagtattatataaagttttatattattataactcccTTGcctctttattttatatatatattatagctaataaatattaaggtcttttagCTACTAAAGAATACCTATTAGAAGCTTCTTAgtaaataactttaaaagagtaatatctttttttttatattaactttatttatagcttttaaataaattatatctctttttttatattaatacacttattaagttaaaataagaaGTCTTTAAAGAAggatttatagtatataatattatcttaggctttaagaaattaggtatttatctattaaatcctaagctagtaataatatatctagctaAGAAGTAACTTTAGGCAAAGTAAGCTATTAACCTAGCCTTTacctttctcttttcttagAAATCTTACTTCTAGGCCGCTATAGATACTactaaataactcttagactACTATAGTAATACCTTTAGttcccttatatatattagattttattaaatatataatattattataaatgctatagtttttaaatttatagttattacttatattaataactactaggcttaaattaagaaaagatataatattataaaaaaagggaaaaaaataaagctaataagagattttagttataatattagtctataagagatttaagattaataagaggaggttattactaaagcctaataaaaggaagaaaaggcaTAAGTCTAGACcgcttatagccttattatctaagagataaaaaagattaagtattaatagtaataagaaaaagaaattactattaataatataaagaaaaaagtattataagcttagtaattaaagtatataaggaaggatattaagtattattttatagagatataatacttaattatatattaaatatttacttaaaagcctaacctttttataatagatatataattattataaaaagtctataaagctatttataatattagttttaccTTAAAACCCCTTAGCATAATAGATTAGATcgcttttataagaaataataataatattattttctagctTAAATTAGTTCTTactaagaaaaaagaaaaaaaagaaaaaaataataaggaacTCCCTCTATTTAAGCctctattataaatacccttattgCCGCTAGTTATACCCTTACCGCCGCggctattatttttattacctagACCCCCCTCTATATTATGCCTAATATGgccttaatactatatattaggAATATAGAGgattataggtattattacgcGAGCAAGGgctatataagaagctagccCAGAGGGCTAAaaagatattcttatagctaaatttatataaggaattatCTAAGAAGGCAGCGGCCTTAGAGGCTTAGGTAGcagcttttattatagctattattaatattattaatattattatattaggtatcgCTAATAGCTTTAACTTGCTCTTTTGCACCTTTATAAATCACTCTAGATAGATTCTAAAACTAAGAGACTAAAAAAGGAGGCTTTTCAAGGGGGAAAATAGGGCCCCATAGtgtcttataattttatagctatctcATAATTTTATGGCTAACCTAGCTTGCTAGGTTGGCTCGCCTGGGTCGCTAGACCCATATGAGCCAATGGGTAATtgttattattcttagttaagtttttttttttctttttttttcttttttttataatcttaataagagGCCCTTTGGGGCCTTATATCTTTGAATGATcccatctaggactttgaaCCTTCATCGTAGGTCTTCAAACTTTAATCTTGATCCTGCGGCTTAGGGGGAACTCTCAGTTCTTCCAACAAGAGATCCACGATGCTTTAAGGAAGGGACAAACACAGAGTAGGTCTAAATGTTCGGCGGAGAAACCGGAAGCAATACATTTAAGAATCGCCTATGATAGGCACAAGCCCGCCCTAGGCTTCGAGTATTGCGGCGGTGTCTGGTTGCGAAACTGGCTACTTCATTGTGAGCTGCCAGTGCTGCCGATTGATGGCATTTGTCGCCATTTTGTATTTGCGTGTGTTGCAGATCTCGAGCCTGAGATTGTCAAGGTGGCCTAGAAGCTCCTGGTTCGTCACAAAGCCCCATTCACGGGACAGAACACCCAGGCCGTGATTTCGATCGACTATCTTCACCCGCAAGTTGGGAATCCCGCGCCTCTTTtcgtgttttttttttttttttgtgcaTGAATGCTGTAATGGGCGCGTGCCAGTGATACTGGGATGTCCCTTGGGAGGTGTCGCCATGCGGTGATGTCAAtgtggatgatgatgtggcCCCTGTCACCAGCTTTTGAGCCG
This region includes:
- a CDS encoding Lipase esterase; this translates as MTGLRYDPEYFKAIEPFIKGRKTASAKTVSEIRTNTNNIISQVIGNSPYPAGVTETIYKIKSYDGVEIEYTRFASEEALASKEPTPAVVYFHGGAFIACSVKLFAPQIARLAANTNLPYFAVSYRLAPEHPAPAGVEDAYAVIQHLLESAIKFNIDPTRIAVHGDSAGGGIAAGVCLLARDRKLEPPIAKQILIYPMLDDRMRVEQDDPSVKFMSWTPTTATIAWDAYLGKAREGNDAQTLSYAAPAQATGLRGLPSTYIEVGTLDLFRDEDLEYARRLANDHVEVELHLWPGLPHGFDGVMITSWYKRSQESRLNALKRIGV